Proteins encoded by one window of Cryptococcus gattii WM276 chromosome K, complete sequence:
- a CDS encoding Pre-mRNA splicing factor CEF1 (PRP19-associated complex protein 85), putative (Similar to TIGR gene model, INSD accession AAW46316.1) yields MRVIVKGGVWRNTEDEILKAAISKYGKNQWARISSLLVRKTPKQCKARWYEWLDPSIKKVEWSKTEDEKLLHLAKLMPTQWRTIAPIVGRTATQCLERYQKLLDDAEARDNEELGLGAGEDESSKPAADARGLRPGEIDTDPETRPARPDPIDMDDDEKEMLSEARARLANTQGKKAKRKARERQLEEARRLAFLQKKRELKAAGINLRAKPKKKGMDYNADIPFEKQPAPGFYDVTEEQAKVYAAPVGSTLRALEGKRKQELDEIEERKKRQKKGDGKSNQTQQFVAAREAQIKKLKEQEQIIRRRKLNLPMPQVGERELEDIVKIGQAGELARELVGEGNKATEGLLGEYEALGQAKMARTPRTAPQQDNVMAEARNLRNMMAAQTPLLGEENTPLHGPSAGTGFEGATPRHDVAATPNPLAISARGGVPISTRTVPGVGTTPLRTPFRDDLSINDDASVYNETPMNEKRRLADSRRALKAGFAALPKPENNFELAETEEDEEEAEEAEPLTEEDAAESDARLKAAREEEERRELERRSTVIKKGLPRPVNVNTYKLLEDLNSAVVEQIDEEMAAAFKLVNLEVAMLMKHDSIAHPLPGTSIPGGLASEYDMPEDDFVAEAKKAIHTELANALGLPGASDEHLRLAIGAAAEENESAFAEAWAKEREGLVYFPSTRTWVDKTSLSPEELSACYAAMINASRDRVIAEATKAAKAEKKLGKQLGGYQTLNEKAKKAIADVMEEIHQTKRDVETFLMLKGIEEAAAPARLEKIRGEVAVLERRERDLQARYAELNDRRRENLAAIEQLEEDKLVLAAQAALEAQEREVADGDIDMNGA; encoded by the exons ATG CGGGTTATTGTCAAGGGCGGTGTTTGGAGAAACACCGAAGATGAAATTCTCAAGGCCGCTATCTCAAAATACGGTAAGAAT CAATGGGCTCGTATCTCATCACTTTTGGTTCGAAAAACACCCAAGCAATGTAAAGCGAGATGGTACGAATGGTTAGACCCTTCAATCAAGAAAGTGGAATGGTCGAAG ACTGAGGACGAAAAGCTTCTCCATCTTGCCAAGCTCATGCCTACTCAATGGAGAACCATTGCTCCTATCGTCGGTCGCACTGCTACACAATGTCTTGAGCGATACCAGAAACTCCTGGATGATGCGGAGGCGAGGGACAATGAAGAGTTGGGATTAGGAGCAGGAGAGGATGAATCGAGTAAACCAGCTGCCGATGCTAGAGGCCTCAGGCCGGGAGAAATTGACACAGACCCCGAGACAAGACCAGCGAGGCCTGATCCCATCGACATGGATGATGACG AGAAGGAAATGTTATCAGAAGCGCGAGCGAGATTGGCCAATACACAAGGCAAGAAAGCCAAGCGCAAGGCCCGAGAAAGGCAATTGGAAGAGGCCAGGCGACTAGCTTTCTTACAAAAGAAGCGTGAATTGAAAGCCGCTGGTATTAATCTTCGTGCCAAgccgaagaagaagggtatGGATTACAACGCCGACATACCTTTCGAGAAGCAGCCTGCTCCTGGTTTCTACGATGTCACGGAAGAGCAAGCTAAGGTTTACGCTGCTCCTGTCGGTTCAACACTTCGGGCCCTCGAGGGAAAACGCAAGCAGGAGCTGGACGAGATtgaagagaggaagaagcgacagaagaagggagaCGGCAAGTCTAACCAAACACAGCAATTTGTGGCGGCCCGAGAAGCGCAGATCAAAAAACTCAAGGAGCAAGAACAGATTAtcaggaggaggaagctAAATTTGCCGATGCCTCAGGTTGGAGAACGAGAACTGGAAGATATTGTCAAGATCGGACAAGCAGGAGAATTAGCGAGGGAGTTGGTTGGTGAGGGCAATAAGGCGACAGAGGGTTTGCTAGGCGAATACGAGGCTTTGGGCCAGGCCAAGATGGCTAGGACACCAAGAACAGCTCCTCAAC AGGATAATGTCATGGCCGAGGCTCGAAATCTCCGAAATATGATGGCAGCACAAACACCTCTTTTGGGGGAAGAGAACACTCCTCTGCACGGCCCTTCTGCGGGCACTGGATTCGAAGGGGCTACACCTCGACACGATGTTGCCGCGACCCCCAATCCTCTTGCAATTTCTGCTCGAGGTGGTGTGCCCATTTCAACTCGAACAGTTCCTGGTGTTGGTACCACCCCCCTACGAACTCCTTTCCGAGATGATTTGAGCATCAACGATGATGCCTCCGTGTACAATGAGACTCCCATGAACGAGAAGCGGCGCCTTGCCGATTCTCGTCGAGCTTTGAAGGCTGGCTTTGCGGCCTTGCCCAAACCAGAAAATAACTTTGAGCTTGCTGAGacagaagaggatgaagaggaggctGAAGAAGCGGAACCGCTAACAGAGGAAGATGCTGCAGAGAGCGATGCGAGATTGAAGGCCGCcagagaggaagaggagcgACGCGAACTTGAGAGGAGAAGTACTGTTATAAAGAAGGGTTTGCCTCGACCCGTCAATGTCAACACATACAAGCTTCTCGAGGATCTCAACTCGGCTGTGGTTGAGCAGATCGACGAGGAAATGGCCGCAGCGTTCAAGCTCGTCAATCTTGAAGTTGCAATGCTCATGAAGCACGACTCCATCGCTCACCCTCTGCCTGGAACTTCGATCCCTGGTGGTCTGGCTTCTGAGTATGACATGCCGGAGGACGACTTCGTGGCCGAGGCAAAGAAGGCTATTCATACAGAATTGGCTAATGCATTGGGCTTACCTGGTGCGAGCGATGAACATTTACGTTTGGCGATTGGCGCAGCCGCCGAGGAAAACGAATCTGCCTTTGCGGAAGCATGGGCCAAGGAACGTGAAGGTCTTGTCTACTTCCCTTCAACTCGAACTTGGGTCGACAAAacctctctttctccaGAGGAGCTATCTGCATGCTACGCTGCAATGATCAACGCTTCTCGGGATCGCGTTATTGCCGAGGCTACCAAAGCCGCCAAAGCAGAAAAGAAGCTTGGTAAGCAACTGGGTGGTTACCAAACACTTAATGagaaggcaaagaaggcCATTGCGGACGTTATGGAGGAGATTCACCAGACCAAACGGGATGTGGAGACATTCCTTATGCTTAAGGGCATAGAGGAGGCCGCGGCCCCGGCGAGATTGGAGAAAATTAGAGGGGAGGTTGCTgttttggagagaagagagagagatCTGCAGGCTAGGTACGCGGAGTTGAACGacaggaggagggaaaaCCTTGCAGCTATTGAACAG CTTGAGGAAGACAAGCTCGTTCTCGCTGCTCAAGCGGCACT
- a CDS encoding Protein scd2/ral3, putative (Similar to TIGR gene model, INSD accession AAW46315.1), producing the protein MKSLRRSLNHEKNSSSPQPSPPLPVSYSGNSHALGRPSEKVAPPQKVIKALTSHQSTNPQELSYNKGDFWYVTGERDVWFEALNPLTGSRGLVPKVDFEEFVKGGRHPAGQRSVDHGRFGIRRNIPSHSSESQRDTHKAGPILSPPASADEARTQKSSVYAIVQYDFRAERPDELEAKKGEPIVIMAQSNHEWFVAKPIGRLGGPGLIPVAFVEVRDPKTEQVVEIEPNSIPMVEEWKKKIAEYKAAAIPLGKLDIAPGQVVTNSPYAPAQTTRTSDSHSSISRTGSVSTTLINPPSVASSSSITPAPTERSSKQPTYVPVKNEILPLGDLTSMSVPSFHQENGVYWFRLQVTFVPDDLTASAYTFGLYRSYEDFYDFQIALLDTFPLEAGRSGSADGRSTPERILPYMPGPVDYEIDDELTEYLREELDVYVKELLDLKTKGAGFILRHELFRAFFATRHGDLFEKVSRQGALGELEEQLADVKLDDYDASTNGMGSQSVTSRQSQSSNQYRHSPQAYQQHTVSKSMSSRGPSPLPPINTNPHPSSRPDSFAYPASVRQSAAAHYVSGGPSTANTTSSWGMGAGGPSTSTSVTTPSTAPQPGPPPYIKIKIYDRATDDLIAIRVHSAVTFAELSDKVRARLGPGVTMLRYRVSMDGGEGYRELMDDKDLKSWLRTEGQKLVLYAEQ; encoded by the exons ATGAAATCTCTCAGGCGGTCTTTAAACCATGAAAAAAACAGCAGTTCCCCTCAACCTTCGCCTCCGCTACCAGTCTCTTACTCCGGGAACTCCCATGCTCTCGGCAGACCATCTGAAAAAGTTGCACCTCCTCAAAAGGTGATTAAGGCGCTGACCTCCCATCAAAGCACGAATCCGCAAGAGCTGAGCTACAATAAAGGCGATTTTTGGTATGTGACAGGAGAAAGGGATGTCTGGTTTGAGGCTTTGA ATCCTCTCACTGGCTCTAGGGGACTGGTGCCCAAGGTTGATTTTGAGGAGTTTGTAAAGGGTGGTAGACATCCTGCGGGGCAGAGGTCGGTGGATCATGGAAG GTTCGGTATTAGGCGAAACATCCCGTCTCATAGCTCCGAGTCTCAAAGAGATACACACAAAGCAGGCCCAATATTGTCACCGCCTGCCTCCGCTGACGAAGCCCGAACGCAGAAAAGCTC AGTATATGCGATTGTGCAGTACGACTTTCGAGCTGAAAGACCAGATGAGCTAGAAGCCAAGAAAGGAGAACCCATTGTTATCATGGCACAGAGCAATCATGAATG GTTCGTTGCCAAACCTATCGGGCGTCTTGGTGGCCCAGGTTTGATTCCTGTTGCTTTTGTAGAGGTGAGAGATCCTAAAACGGAGCAGGTTGTCGAAATTGAACCAAACTCGATCCCCATGGTCGaggagtggaagaagaaaataGCAGAATACAAAGCTGCAGCTATACCTCTCGGAAAACTTGATATAGCTCCAGGACAGGTTGTCACCAACTCACCTTATGCTCCGGCACAAACTACTAGGACTTCCGATTCTCATAGTTCGATATCTCGTACAGGGTCTGTGTCAACCACTTTAATTAACCCTCCCAGTGTGGCatcgtcttcttccatcaCGCCTGCGCCCACCGAAAGATCGTCAAAACAACCCACCTATGTCCCTGTGAAGAACGAAATACTACCCCTCGGCGACTTGACGTCCATGTCTGTCCCTTCGTTTCACCAAGAGAATGGCGTATATTGGTTTCGCCTTCAGGTCACATTCGTCCCCGATGATCTTACCGCTTCTGCTTATACATTCGGTCTTTACCGATCATATGAAGACTTTTACGACTTTCAGATTGCCCTCCTCGATACATTCCCTCTCGAAGCTGGTCGATCTGGTTCCGCTGATGGTCGCTCCACGCCGGAGCGTATTTTACCGTATATGCCCGGTCCAGTGGATTACGAGATTGATGACGAATTGACTGAGTACTTGAGGGAAGAGTTAGATGTGTATGTCAAAGAGCTGCTTGATCTGAAGACAAAGGGTGCAGGCTTTATCCTTCGACATGAATTGTTTAGAGCATTCTTTGCTACCCGACATGGTGATCTCTTTGAGAAGGTATCAAGGCAAGGCGCCCTGGGTGAGCTAGAAGAGCAATTGGCAGATGTCAAACTGGATGATTATGACGCTTCCACAAATGGGATGGGATCTCAATCAGTCACATCACGACAATCCCAGTCCTCCAATCAATACCGCCATTCTCCACAAGCTTATCAACAGCACACCGTATCGAAGAGCATGTCATCACGTGGCCCTTCGCCTCTTCCACCCATTAATACGAACCCTCATCCTTCATCGAGACCTGACTCATTTGCTTACCCCGCATCTGTTAGACAGTCCGCCGCGGCGCATTACGTCTCCGGTGGACCCTCCACAGCCAACACGACATCCTCATGGGGTATGGGTGCTGGAGGTCCTTCAACTTCCACGAGTGTCACTACACCCAGCACTGCACCTCAGCCTGGTCCACCGCCGTATATCAAGATAAAAATCTATGATAGGGCTACTGATGACCTTATCGCCATACGAGTACATTCGGCAGTGACATTTGCCGAATTATCTGACAAAGTGCGGGCGAGACTAGGACCAGGGGTTACAATGTTGAGATATAGGGTATCGATGGATGGCGGAGAAGGTTATAGGGAGTTAATGGATGATAAGGATCTGAAAAGTTGGTTGAGAACCGAGGGTCAAAAATTGGTCCTGTATGCCGAGCAATGA